The following are encoded together in the Xanthomonas vesicatoria ATCC 35937 genome:
- a CDS encoding PAS domain-containing protein, whose amino-acid sequence MCPLSTRHGRHHVSTAHPAIEPSGLEFMSGGGVMGAAIRAHDWGATPLGDPHTWPQSLRSALSMMLNAKLLGAVLWGPQLRLFYNDVYLQSLGDRHPSALGQPVAEVWGDTYAPLADDFAQVMRSGEGYGQGVISLPMLRNGAYETTYWNATASPIRGEDGSIVGLLNIAIETTAQVAAERDRAIQNAMLSNANTHLVHEVVSRTSERDRALEAETIARRNAERVQLALAAGAIIGTWIWDLPNDAFSVDEAFAETFGFEPSISRTGLPLEQVIATVHPDDRDGLRAAISKALARGGAYAHQYRVKRRDGNYYWLEANGRVEHAPDGTPLRFPGVLLDIDARHALSEERDRALAALRDLSETLEQRVTARTRELMVAEEALRQSQKMEAVGQLTGGLAHDFNNLLAGVSGALELMTLRMEQQRFAELPRYLGIAQSATTRAAALTHRLLAFARRQTLLPKPTDVGQLIVDILELVQRTVGPGIHVDYTPNAALWPALVDASQLENALLNLCINARDAMPDGGRLHIETGNHWIDHELARQLGMRQGPYLWLCVGDTGTGMPPDVVARAFDPFFTTKPLGEGTGLGLSMIYGFAKQSGGQVRIQSEVGKGSRVCLYLPRHLGDAMQPDAHEDPLQLTPTDAGETVLIVDDEPSIRLLLAEVLQELGYSVVEAGDSVAGLGLLQSDARIDLLISDVGLPGGMNGRQMADAGRAHRPGLKVLFITGFAENALLDDRHLEAGMAVLTKPFSVRVLTARVRELIATQG is encoded by the coding sequence CGGCCGCCACCACGTGAGCACAGCGCACCCCGCCATCGAGCCGAGCGGTCTGGAATTTATGTCGGGTGGTGGCGTCATGGGCGCGGCCATCCGTGCGCATGACTGGGGGGCCACGCCGCTGGGCGACCCGCACACCTGGCCGCAATCACTGCGCTCGGCCTTGTCGATGATGCTCAACGCCAAGTTGCTGGGCGCGGTGCTGTGGGGGCCGCAACTGCGCTTGTTCTACAACGACGTGTATCTGCAGTCATTGGGCGACCGCCATCCGTCCGCCTTGGGGCAGCCCGTGGCCGAGGTCTGGGGCGACACCTACGCACCCCTCGCCGACGACTTTGCCCAGGTCATGCGCAGCGGCGAAGGCTACGGGCAGGGCGTCATTTCCTTGCCGATGTTGCGCAATGGCGCGTACGAAACGACTTACTGGAATGCCACTGCCTCGCCCATCAGGGGAGAAGACGGCAGCATCGTGGGGCTGTTGAACATCGCTATCGAAACCACTGCACAGGTGGCGGCCGAGCGCGATCGCGCGATTCAGAACGCGATGCTGAGCAACGCGAACACCCATCTGGTGCATGAGGTGGTGAGCCGGACCAGCGAGCGCGATCGCGCGCTGGAAGCGGAGACCATCGCGCGCCGCAATGCCGAGCGCGTACAGCTGGCGTTGGCGGCCGGCGCAATCATCGGCACCTGGATCTGGGACCTGCCAAATGATGCGTTTTCGGTGGACGAAGCGTTTGCCGAGACCTTCGGCTTCGAACCGTCGATCAGCCGCACCGGCCTGCCGCTGGAGCAGGTCATCGCCACCGTGCACCCGGACGATCGGGATGGCCTGCGCGCGGCGATCAGCAAGGCGCTCGCACGTGGCGGTGCGTATGCGCACCAGTACCGGGTCAAGCGCCGCGACGGTAATTACTACTGGCTGGAAGCCAACGGCCGGGTGGAACACGCACCCGATGGCACGCCGCTGCGATTTCCCGGCGTGCTGCTGGATATCGATGCACGCCATGCCCTGTCCGAAGAACGCGACCGCGCCTTGGCTGCGTTGCGCGACTTGAGCGAGACGCTGGAACAGCGCGTCACGGCGCGTACGCGCGAGCTGATGGTGGCCGAAGAAGCGCTGCGCCAATCGCAGAAGATGGAAGCGGTGGGCCAGCTTACCGGCGGGTTGGCGCACGACTTCAATAATCTGCTGGCCGGCGTCTCCGGCGCTCTTGAATTGATGACGCTACGCATGGAGCAGCAGCGCTTTGCGGAGTTGCCGCGCTATCTGGGAATCGCGCAGAGCGCCACCACGCGTGCGGCGGCATTGACGCATCGATTGCTGGCGTTTGCGCGGCGGCAGACCTTGCTGCCCAAGCCGACCGACGTCGGCCAATTGATCGTCGATATTCTGGAACTGGTGCAGCGCACGGTGGGCCCGGGCATCCATGTGGACTACACCCCCAATGCTGCGCTGTGGCCTGCGCTGGTGGATGCATCGCAGCTGGAAAACGCGCTGCTCAATCTCTGCATCAATGCGCGCGATGCGATGCCCGATGGCGGCCGTCTGCACATCGAGACCGGCAATCATTGGATCGACCACGAACTGGCACGGCAACTGGGCATGCGCCAGGGCCCGTACCTGTGGCTCTGCGTCGGCGACACCGGCACCGGCATGCCGCCGGACGTGGTCGCGCGTGCCTTCGACCCGTTCTTCACCACCAAGCCGCTGGGCGAAGGCACCGGGCTGGGGCTGTCGATGATCTATGGCTTTGCCAAGCAATCCGGCGGCCAGGTGCGGATCCAGTCGGAAGTGGGCAAAGGCTCGCGTGTCTGCCTGTATCTGCCGCGCCACCTGGGCGATGCAATGCAGCCCGATGCCCACGAGGACCCGCTGCAACTGACGCCCACCGATGCCGGCGAGACGGTGCTGATCGTCGACGACGAGCCGTCCATCCGTCTGCTGCTGGCCGAGGTGCTGCAGGAGCTGGGCTATAGCGTGGTCGAAGCCGGCGACAGCGTGGCGGGCCTGGGCCTGCTGCAATCGGATGCGCGCATCGATCTGCTGATCAGCGACGTGGGCCTGCCCGGCGGCATGAACGGCCGTCAGATGGCCGACGCCGGCCGCGCCCATCGCCCCGGTCTCAAGGTGCTCTTCATCACTGGCTTCGCCGAAAACGCCTTGTTGGACGACCGCCACCTGGAAGCGGGCATGGCGGTGCTGACCAAGCCGTTCAGCGTACGCGTGCTGACTGCGCGGGTGAGGGAGCTGATTGCCACGCAGGGGTGA
- a CDS encoding S10 family serine carboxypeptidase-like protein, with product MSQRNAGTLRHPLVLLFGLLLAVLCVGAQQPVQAAGANTPYIDRIAYSVKADAGLDASVANERSALMHYQWRGKQDTVAYSVRTGHLIARDAAGQPQATLSYVAYTAPARNGKPRPLTFFYNGGPGASAALLHLASFAPKRLATAAPAFGSWPNYPMVDNAESLIASTDMVFIDPPGTGLSEAILPNTNATFWGSDADVRVMRDFIQRYMQLNRRANAPLYLFGESYGTTRSAMLALALETAGVRLRGIVLQSSVLNYYADAIASGGLYYPDYAKGMKYSGNTIGGYFPSYAAVAAYHKQTEVSVSDEFYALQMRAFVSVVHAEFQRYGPTWVLSQYGFPTLLGKPVQPSAAVLTRWRPLSGLTTQALQGYFSLASFNRGLLPGTTIGRYDGRVSLPNSDGRLKNDDDPSDILIERPLANALAQQFRTYLGYSAPNATYTSLNMDTINVWDFRHAGRLLPDTLPDLLGALRLNPALKVFAVSGYHDLATPFYSTEKQLARLRTIRNLDADVQVATYSGGHMVYLDDTSRPKLQADLTAYYANAPIADAVPLALLDSPWPDNRNVNAATAATATP from the coding sequence ATGTCCCAGCGCAATGCCGGCACCCTGCGACACCCGCTTGTCCTGCTGTTCGGCCTCTTGCTGGCGGTGCTATGCGTTGGCGCGCAGCAGCCAGTGCAGGCGGCCGGTGCCAACACTCCGTATATCGATCGCATCGCCTATTCGGTCAAGGCCGATGCCGGGCTCGATGCAAGCGTCGCCAACGAGCGCTCTGCGCTGATGCATTACCAATGGCGTGGCAAACAGGACACCGTGGCCTACAGCGTGCGCACCGGCCACCTGATTGCGCGCGACGCTGCCGGGCAACCGCAAGCCACCTTGTCGTATGTGGCCTACACCGCGCCGGCACGCAACGGCAAACCGCGGCCGCTGACGTTCTTCTACAACGGCGGTCCGGGCGCATCGGCAGCGCTGCTGCATCTGGCCTCGTTCGCGCCCAAGCGCTTGGCGACTGCAGCACCCGCCTTCGGCAGCTGGCCCAATTACCCGATGGTGGACAACGCCGAAAGCCTGATCGCCAGCACCGACATGGTGTTCATCGACCCACCGGGCACCGGCTTGTCGGAGGCGATTTTGCCCAACACCAATGCCACCTTCTGGGGCAGCGATGCCGATGTGCGGGTGATGCGCGACTTCATCCAGCGCTATATGCAGCTCAATCGCCGTGCCAACGCGCCGCTGTATCTGTTTGGTGAATCCTATGGCACCACGCGCTCGGCCATGCTGGCGCTGGCCCTGGAAACGGCTGGGGTACGCTTGCGCGGCATCGTGCTGCAATCGTCGGTCCTCAACTACTACGCCGATGCGATTGCGAGCGGTGGGCTGTATTACCCAGATTACGCAAAAGGCATGAAGTACAGCGGCAACACCATCGGTGGCTATTTCCCTAGTTATGCCGCAGTTGCCGCATATCACAAGCAGACCGAGGTGAGCGTAAGCGATGAGTTCTATGCGCTGCAGATGCGCGCGTTCGTCAGCGTGGTGCACGCGGAGTTTCAGCGCTATGGCCCCACCTGGGTGCTCAGTCAGTACGGGTTTCCAACTCTCCTGGGCAAGCCGGTACAACCCAGTGCAGCGGTGCTGACGCGGTGGCGGCCACTGTCTGGGTTGACCACGCAAGCCTTGCAAGGCTACTTCTCATTGGCGTCGTTCAACCGTGGTCTGCTGCCCGGCACCACCATCGGTCGCTACGACGGGCGGGTCAGCCTGCCCAACAGCGACGGACGACTGAAGAACGATGACGACCCGTCCGACATCCTGATCGAGCGCCCCCTGGCCAACGCGCTGGCGCAGCAGTTCCGCACCTATCTGGGATACAGCGCGCCCAACGCGACCTACACCTCGCTCAACATGGACACCATCAACGTCTGGGACTTCCGCCACGCAGGCCGGTTGCTACCCGATACCTTGCCAGACCTGCTCGGCGCGCTACGCTTGAATCCTGCACTCAAGGTGTTTGCAGTCAGCGGATATCACGATCTTGCAACGCCGTTCTACAGTACCGAAAAACAACTCGCGCGGCTGCGCACCATCCGCAATCTCGATGCCGATGTGCAGGTGGCGACCTACTCAGGCGGCCACATGGTCTATCTCGACGACACTTCGCGCCCGAAGCTGCAAGCCGACCTGACCGCCTACTACGCCAACGCGCCGATCGCCGATGCCGTCCCATTGGCCTTGCTGGATTCGCCATGGCCGGACAACCGCAACGTCAACGCCGCTACTGCTGCAACCGCAACGCCATGA
- a CDS encoding HDOD domain-containing protein gives MMLAIVLLLVTGLVAVAMIAGAIAWWMRMRQRAPETAAPAVGGSAAPGPPAVPSLVAPAPLAVDEQAPPQPAPAAAQPLQAEPPPMRPLLRRMYAAVMATPSLADGSLPTDPTQAAVLEAATAALDHVDLRPQLLPRRPHLLPQLMRAVNDPDGSGRGIAAIIAQDPALAANLLRIANSALYRPQGGPLESLERAVVHIGTEGVRQIVAAAVMQPVLSLEGGLHSRLPAAVWDYALRTATAAAAYMRERGGDTLSGQLAGLLQGLGAVVILRVLRDAYAERLGVPYSLEVAATLVDRHTAAVAKTIAATWELPASLGIALEEQRPEHDATLLATTLGRALRYGRLAAALAMLARHGAEQEDHALGVLATLEPDDAANAALWQRLVAASVE, from the coding sequence ATGATGCTCGCGATTGTGTTGCTGCTTGTTACCGGACTTGTCGCTGTGGCGATGATCGCCGGTGCCATCGCGTGGTGGATGCGCATGCGCCAGCGCGCGCCCGAGACCGCTGCCCCGGCCGTCGGTGGTTCTGCTGCCCCCGGTCCACCGGCCGTGCCAAGCCTGGTCGCGCCGGCACCTCTCGCGGTGGACGAGCAAGCACCGCCGCAGCCCGCGCCTGCCGCGGCGCAACCCTTGCAGGCCGAGCCGCCGCCCATGCGCCCGCTGTTGCGGCGCATGTATGCCGCCGTCATGGCCACCCCATCGCTGGCCGACGGCAGCCTGCCCACCGACCCCACACAGGCCGCCGTGCTGGAGGCGGCGACCGCCGCGCTCGACCATGTCGACCTGCGCCCGCAGCTGTTGCCGCGTCGCCCGCACCTGCTGCCGCAGCTGATGCGCGCGGTCAACGACCCGGATGGGTCCGGGCGCGGCATCGCGGCCATCATCGCCCAGGACCCCGCGCTGGCGGCCAACCTGCTGCGCATCGCCAACAGCGCGCTGTACCGCCCGCAGGGCGGCCCGCTGGAAAGCCTGGAACGCGCGGTGGTGCACATCGGCACCGAGGGCGTGCGTCAGATCGTGGCCGCAGCTGTGATGCAACCGGTACTAAGCCTGGAAGGCGGCCTCCACTCACGCTTGCCTGCAGCGGTCTGGGATTACGCGTTGCGTACCGCCACTGCGGCAGCCGCGTACATGCGCGAACGCGGCGGCGACACGTTGTCCGGGCAGCTGGCAGGGCTGCTGCAGGGCCTGGGTGCGGTAGTGATCCTGCGCGTGCTGCGCGATGCCTACGCCGAGCGACTCGGGGTGCCCTACAGCCTGGAAGTGGCGGCTACCCTGGTCGACCGCCACACCGCCGCGGTGGCCAAGACCATCGCCGCCACCTGGGAGCTGCCGGCGTCGCTGGGGATAGCGCTGGAAGAACAGCGCCCCGAGCACGACGCCACCTTGCTGGCCACCACGCTGGGCCGCGCGCTGCGCTACGGGCGCCTGGCCGCCGCGCTGGCCATGCTGGCCAGGCATGGCGCCGAGCAGGAAGACCACGCCCTCGGCGTACTCGCCACGCTGGAACCGGACGACGCGGCCAACGCGGCGCTATGGCAACGGCTGGTGGCTGCCAGCGTGGAGTAG
- a CDS encoding SRPBCC family protein — MVGVLRQPSGCPMSTVTLHRVVRASPERIYRAFLDADALAKWLPPAGFTGNAEHLHAQVGGTFRMAFTNFANGQRHAFGGTYLELQPNALLRYNDVFDDPALSGTMLTTVQLHALPCGTDLHIVQEGIPDQIPLHACYLGWQDSLTLLAHLVEAQPGH, encoded by the coding sequence ATGGTGGGCGTCCTTCGCCAGCCAAGCGGGTGCCCGATGTCCACCGTCACGCTCCACCGCGTTGTCCGTGCCAGCCCCGAGCGCATCTACCGCGCCTTCCTCGATGCCGATGCGCTGGCCAAGTGGCTGCCACCGGCCGGCTTTACCGGCAACGCCGAACACCTGCACGCGCAGGTGGGCGGGACCTTCCGGATGGCGTTTACCAACTTCGCCAACGGCCAGCGCCATGCCTTCGGCGGTACGTATCTGGAGCTGCAGCCCAACGCCTTGCTGCGCTACAACGACGTGTTCGACGACCCGGCATTGTCGGGCACGATGTTGACCACCGTGCAGCTGCACGCGCTGCCCTGCGGCACCGATCTGCACATCGTGCAGGAAGGCATCCCCGACCAGATTCCACTGCACGCTTGCTACTTGGGATGGCAGGACTCGCTGACGCTGCTGGCGCATCTGGTGGAAGCGCAACCGGGGCACTGA
- a CDS encoding protealysin inhibitor emfourin, producing MSPQRPPVDAGVTLRLAREGGVAAFPAMRRERALDMGLLDDVQREQLGALLDQCLRHALPRPQAGGSDRRYFSIVWDGASEPLRIPEEHAPAEIVRLWKQGIV from the coding sequence ATGAGCCCACAGCGGCCACCGGTGGATGCCGGGGTCACCTTGCGCCTGGCCCGCGAAGGCGGCGTGGCCGCGTTTCCGGCGATGCGCCGCGAGCGCGCGTTGGACATGGGTCTGCTGGACGACGTGCAGCGGGAGCAGCTTGGCGCGCTCCTGGATCAATGCCTGAGGCATGCACTGCCGCGCCCACAGGCCGGCGGAAGCGACCGCCGCTATTTCAGCATCGTCTGGGACGGCGCCAGCGAACCGCTGCGCATTCCGGAAGAACACGCACCGGCGGAAATCGTACGTCTGTGGAAGCAGGGCATCGTGTAG
- a CDS encoding SDR family oxidoreductase, whose protein sequence is MSRILVIGGHGKVARLLTPLLLTGGHHVTALFRNPEHEGDVIADGATPVVFDIEHADTDAIAAQLAGHDAVVWSAGAGGGDAARTYAVDRDAAIRSMHAAEQARVRRYVMVSYLGAGLEHGIGPDDGFFAYAQAKAAADAHLRSTHLDWTVLGPGRLTLDPPSGRITRDPGSDADGGVSRANVAQVIATALTTPATIGKTVGFIDGQTPIQDALSQLD, encoded by the coding sequence ATGTCTCGTATCCTCGTCATTGGCGGCCACGGCAAGGTGGCGCGCTTGCTCACCCCGCTGCTGTTGACCGGCGGTCACCACGTCACCGCGCTGTTTCGCAATCCCGAGCACGAAGGCGATGTGATTGCCGATGGCGCCACGCCAGTGGTGTTCGACATCGAGCACGCCGATACCGACGCCATCGCCGCGCAGCTGGCAGGCCACGACGCGGTGGTGTGGTCGGCCGGTGCTGGCGGCGGCGATGCCGCGCGCACCTATGCAGTAGACCGCGATGCGGCCATCCGGTCGATGCATGCGGCCGAACAGGCACGCGTGCGCCGCTATGTGATGGTGTCGTATCTCGGCGCCGGGCTGGAACACGGCATCGGCCCGGACGACGGCTTCTTCGCCTATGCGCAGGCCAAGGCCGCAGCGGACGCGCATCTGCGCAGCACCCATCTGGACTGGACCGTGCTCGGCCCCGGCCGGCTGACGCTTGATCCGCCGTCGGGCCGCATTACCCGCGACCCGGGCAGCGATGCAGATGGTGGCGTCTCCCGCGCCAACGTGGCGCAGGTGATCGCTACGGCACTGACAACGCCGGCGACCATCGGCAAGACGGTCGGCTTCATCGACGGGCAGACTCCGATCCAGGACGCCTTGTCGCAGCTGGACTGA
- a CDS encoding TetR/AcrR family transcriptional regulator encodes MAQMGRPRTFDRDVAVEQALHLFWEQGYESTSLSQLKAAIGGGITAPSFYAAFGSKEALYRECMERYLATYAQVTQCLWDASLAPRQALELALRRSAKMQCERGHPKGCMVALGVMSAPSPELAAISTPLTRSRARTRAGIRACVERAIASGELASGLDAAALACVFDSFLLGLSTLARDGVGFKLMEAAIAQVLQLWDHNSAG; translated from the coding sequence ATGGCGCAGATGGGCAGACCACGAACCTTTGATCGCGATGTCGCGGTCGAGCAGGCACTGCACCTGTTCTGGGAACAGGGTTACGAGTCGACGTCGCTGAGCCAGCTCAAGGCGGCGATCGGCGGCGGGATCACCGCGCCCAGCTTTTATGCAGCGTTCGGCTCCAAGGAAGCGCTCTACAGGGAATGCATGGAGCGCTATCTGGCCACCTACGCGCAGGTCACCCAGTGCTTGTGGGACGCGTCGCTTGCGCCAAGGCAGGCGCTGGAACTTGCCTTGCGGCGCTCGGCCAAGATGCAGTGCGAACGCGGGCACCCCAAGGGTTGCATGGTTGCCTTGGGGGTCATGAGCGCGCCCTCTCCGGAACTGGCCGCGATCTCGACCCCGCTGACGCGATCGCGCGCACGGACACGTGCAGGCATCCGCGCCTGCGTGGAGCGCGCCATTGCCAGCGGAGAATTGGCATCCGGCCTCGATGCAGCCGCCTTGGCCTGCGTCTTCGACAGCTTCCTGCTTGGGCTGTCCACGCTCGCTAGGGATGGCGTGGGTTTCAAGCTCATGGAGGCCGCGATCGCGCAGGTGCTGCAGCTTTGGGATCACAACAGCGCTGGATAG
- a CDS encoding MFS transporter, translated as MTASKAPPAPAPAAAPLPIAALLALAMTGFICIVTETLPTGLLPQISEGLGVTPALAGQTVTAYAVGSLLAAIPLTIATQHWRRRRVLLLTIVGFLVFNSVTALSTHYGLTLVARFFAGAAAGLAWSLLAGYARRMVQPEQQGKAMAIAMVGTPIALSLGVPLGTWMGGLIGWRIAFAAMSALTVALIAWVLLKVPDYPGQTATQRVPLRNVLGTPGVRPVLATVMAWMLAHNILYTYVAPFAAQAGLGHRVDVLLLTFGTAALVGIGVAGKLVEQHLRSTVLVALATFFGVSVVLALLQGVQPVVYACVAVWGLTFGGAATLLQTALADSAGDGADVALSLNVVAWNSVIAGGGVLGGVLLEHWGAQSFPTAMAVLLAIGWTIAWSARTHGFAAGARAAVPGH; from the coding sequence GTGACCGCTTCCAAGGCCCCGCCGGCACCTGCGCCCGCTGCTGCTCCGTTGCCCATCGCCGCCCTGCTGGCCCTGGCCATGACCGGCTTCATCTGCATCGTGACCGAAACGCTGCCGACCGGATTGCTGCCGCAGATCTCCGAGGGCTTGGGGGTGACCCCCGCGCTCGCCGGCCAGACCGTCACTGCCTATGCGGTGGGCTCGCTGCTGGCGGCGATCCCGTTGACCATCGCCACCCAGCACTGGCGTCGTCGTCGCGTTCTGTTGCTCACCATCGTCGGCTTCCTGGTGTTCAACTCCGTCACCGCCCTGTCCACCCACTATGGTCTGACCCTGGTGGCACGGTTCTTCGCTGGCGCAGCGGCGGGCCTGGCGTGGAGCCTGCTTGCCGGGTATGCGCGGCGCATGGTTCAACCCGAACAGCAGGGCAAGGCCATGGCGATTGCGATGGTGGGCACGCCGATCGCGCTGTCGCTCGGCGTGCCGCTGGGAACCTGGATGGGCGGGCTGATCGGCTGGCGCATCGCGTTCGCGGCCATGTCGGCACTGACGGTCGCGCTGATCGCCTGGGTGTTGCTCAAGGTGCCGGACTATCCCGGCCAGACGGCAACGCAGCGGGTGCCATTGCGCAACGTGCTTGGCACGCCCGGCGTACGCCCGGTGCTCGCCACGGTGATGGCCTGGATGCTGGCGCACAACATCCTCTACACCTACGTGGCACCGTTCGCCGCACAGGCAGGCCTGGGCCATCGGGTGGATGTACTGCTGCTCACCTTCGGCACGGCAGCACTAGTGGGCATCGGTGTCGCCGGCAAGCTGGTGGAACAGCATTTGCGCAGCACCGTGCTGGTCGCGTTGGCCACCTTCTTTGGGGTATCGGTGGTCCTGGCATTGCTGCAGGGCGTACAGCCGGTCGTGTATGCGTGCGTCGCGGTCTGGGGGCTGACCTTCGGCGGTGCAGCGACCCTGTTGCAAACCGCCCTTGCCGATAGCGCAGGCGATGGCGCCGATGTCGCGCTGTCGCTCAATGTCGTGGCCTGGAACAGCGTCATCGCCGGCGGTGGCGTGTTGGGCGGGGTGCTGCTGGAGCACTGGGGAGCGCAGAGCTTCCCGACTGCCATGGCAGTGTTGCTGGCCATCGGGTGGACGATTGCGTGGTCTGCCCGAACCCACGGATTTGCGGCCGGCGCGCGCGCAGCGGTTCCTGGCCACTAG
- a CDS encoding NUDIX domain-containing protein → MPTSDLRARVGCGAFIQGADGHLLLVLRGRAPEQGHWGLPGGKVDWMETVEATVVREVLEETGLQVHPQRVLCVVSHFEPDMDPPQHWVAPVYVARIEGSEQAQLREPHVLHDIGWFALDALPTPLTRSALQAVQQLQAERVAVA, encoded by the coding sequence ATGCCCACTTCCGATCTGCGTGCCCGCGTTGGCTGCGGCGCCTTCATCCAAGGCGCCGATGGCCACCTGCTGCTGGTGCTGCGCGGGCGTGCGCCCGAGCAGGGGCATTGGGGACTGCCCGGCGGCAAGGTGGACTGGATGGAAACGGTGGAGGCCACGGTGGTGCGCGAAGTGCTGGAAGAAACCGGCCTGCAGGTGCATCCGCAGCGCGTGCTGTGCGTGGTCAGCCATTTCGAGCCGGACATGGACCCGCCGCAGCACTGGGTGGCGCCGGTGTATGTGGCCCGCATCGAAGGCAGCGAACAGGCGCAGCTGCGCGAACCGCACGTCTTGCACGACATCGGCTGGTTCGCGCTGGACGCCTTGCCCACGCCGCTGACCCGCTCGGCGCTGCAGGCGGTGCAGCAGCTGCAGGCCGAGCGCGTCGCCGTTGCCTGA